From Calditrichota bacterium, one genomic window encodes:
- the rnc gene encoding ribonuclease III — translation MIQKITEWFSNTDQEEIDQPIDIAGITKSIKYEFENQDLLIQAVSHRSFYVDAGKQLDSNERLEFLGDAVLDLIVTEFLYKKFQNENEGLLSQKKAILVSRKALGKISEEHGFGKYLILNKGEEKTGGRKRLSNLANLFEAILGAIYLDGGMEPSKKFVESFLISRYKELLKEKTFFNYKSLLLEYAQSKGWGTPTYAVLEESGPDHQKTFLINVVVNENWTASGKGPNKKSAEQKAAKNTLMLISETNSEVKDFLKN, via the coding sequence ATGATTCAAAAAATTACAGAGTGGTTTTCAAACACTGATCAGGAAGAAATAGATCAACCCATAGATATTGCTGGAATTACTAAATCAATTAAATATGAGTTTGAAAATCAAGATTTATTAATTCAGGCTGTTAGTCACCGTTCATTTTATGTAGATGCAGGGAAACAACTTGATTCTAATGAACGACTTGAGTTTTTAGGCGATGCAGTACTTGATTTAATAGTGACCGAGTTTTTGTATAAAAAATTTCAAAATGAAAATGAAGGGCTGTTATCTCAAAAAAAGGCCATTCTTGTTTCACGCAAAGCTTTGGGTAAAATTAGTGAAGAACATGGCTTTGGAAAATATTTAATCCTGAATAAAGGTGAAGAAAAAACAGGTGGAAGAAAACGCCTCTCAAATTTAGCTAATTTATTTGAAGCCATTTTAGGGGCTATTTACTTAGATGGAGGAATGGAACCATCTAAAAAGTTTGTCGAATCATTTTTGATCAGCCGTTATAAAGAACTGTTAAAAGAAAAAACATTTTTTAATTATAAATCTTTGCTTCTTGAATACGCCCAATCAAAAGGATGGGGAACACCAACCTATGCGGTGCTGGAAGAAAGTGGCCCCGATCATCAAAAAACATTCCTGATTAATGTGGTAGTAAATGAGAATTGGACAGCAAGTGGAAAAGGTCCAAATAAAAAAAGTGCAGAGCAAAAGGCTGCTAAAAATACTTTAATGCTTATCTCAGAAACCAATTCTGAAGTAAAAGATTTTTTAAAAAACTGA
- the fabF gene encoding beta-ketoacyl-ACP synthase II has product MSKKRVVITGFGAITPVGNTVKETWNSLLEGKSGTAKITRFDSSEFKTNIAAEVKNYDPLNFFDKKESRKLDRYTQFAIISADEALSMSNMDLEKEDRDRIGVIIGSGIGGMRSFEDEHSKLVHGGPRKVSPFFIPLMIADIAAGHVSMKHNLKGPNYATVSACATSGHSIGLGLRTIQYGDADVMVCGGAEASVTPMGVAGFNASKALSTRNDEPEKASRPFDKERDGFVIGEGAGTVVLEELEHARKRGATIYAELVGMGFTADAYHMTQPAPGGEGAIRAMKIAIQDAGLNINDIDYLNAHGTSTYFNDKLESEAIQSLFGDHAMKLSISSTKSMTGHLLGAAGAIEMIVASFAVLENKIPPTINYTVPDPECTLNYTPNKMIEKEVKVAISNSFGFGGHNTCLCVKKFDN; this is encoded by the coding sequence ATTCCCTTCTTGAGGGAAAAAGCGGGACTGCTAAAATTACACGTTTTGATAGTAGCGAATTTAAAACCAATATTGCTGCAGAAGTCAAAAATTACGATCCTTTAAATTTCTTTGATAAGAAAGAATCCCGCAAACTGGACAGGTATACACAATTTGCGATAATATCTGCTGATGAAGCTTTATCAATGTCAAATATGGATTTGGAAAAAGAAGATCGCGATAGAATTGGCGTTATAATCGGTTCTGGGATTGGCGGTATGCGTTCATTTGAAGATGAACATTCAAAGCTGGTTCACGGTGGTCCTAGAAAAGTTAGTCCATTTTTTATTCCTTTGATGATTGCTGATATTGCAGCTGGTCACGTATCAATGAAGCATAACCTTAAAGGGCCAAATTACGCGACTGTATCAGCATGTGCCACATCCGGGCATAGTATCGGATTAGGGCTTAGAACAATTCAATATGGTGATGCAGATGTTATGGTTTGCGGTGGAGCTGAAGCTTCTGTTACGCCTATGGGTGTTGCAGGGTTTAATGCATCTAAAGCATTATCTACACGGAATGATGAGCCTGAAAAAGCAAGCCGCCCTTTTGATAAAGAACGGGATGGATTTGTTATTGGTGAAGGCGCTGGCACTGTCGTTTTGGAAGAGCTTGAACATGCCCGAAAACGCGGGGCAACTATTTATGCTGAACTTGTAGGTATGGGTTTTACAGCAGATGCATATCATATGACACAGCCTGCACCGGGAGGTGAAGGGGCTATAAGGGCTATGAAAATTGCGATTCAGGATGCCGGATTAAACATAAACGATATTGACTATTTAAATGCACACGGCACATCGACCTATTTTAATGATAAGCTTGAATCTGAAGCCATTCAAAGTTTGTTTGGTGACCATGCAATGAAACTTAGCATAAGTTCTACTAAATCAATGACAGGCCATTTATTGGGAGCGGCCGGGGCCATAGAGATGATTGTAGCCTCATTTGCGGTTTTGGAAAATAAAATCCCACCCACAATAAATTACACAGTTCCTGATCCTGAGTGCACTTTGAATTACACTCCGAATAAAATGATAGAAAAAGAAGTAAAGGTAGCAATCAGTAATTCGTTCGGTTTTGGTGGCCATAATACGTGTTTATGTGTTAAGAAATTTGATAATTAA
- the wecB gene encoding UDP-N-acetylglucosamine 2-epimerase (non-hydrolyzing), which produces MKIINVVGARPNFMKIAPIQRQMDLDPDIETVLVHTGQHYDEKMSKLFFDDLQMPKPNIYLNVGSASHAVQTAKIMVEFEKILEKEKPDLVIVVGDVNSTVACSIVAQKMHIKVAHVEAGLRSFDRRMPEEINRLITDAISDMLFVTEQSGIDNLKNEGVEDSKVHFVGHVMIDSLINFSETAAKSSIMDDLNVEKDKFGLITLHRPSNVDNLEVFTKLLETFERIEKDLKLVFPIHPRSRKMIQNFGLEDKVNNMQNLVLLDPMGYLDFMKLLHNAKLVLTDSGGIQEETTYLQIPCITMRENTERPITVDVGTNVLVGTDTDLILSEVQSILKGDSRKGSIPDLWDGNSAKRIVEIIKKELA; this is translated from the coding sequence TTGAAAATTATCAATGTTGTTGGCGCCAGGCCAAATTTTATGAAAATCGCTCCCATTCAAAGGCAGATGGATTTAGATCCGGATATAGAAACAGTTTTAGTGCATACAGGTCAACATTATGATGAAAAGATGTCAAAGTTATTTTTTGATGATTTGCAAATGCCAAAACCGAATATTTATTTAAATGTTGGTTCTGCAAGCCATGCGGTTCAAACTGCTAAAATTATGGTTGAGTTTGAAAAAATTTTGGAAAAGGAAAAACCTGATCTCGTTATTGTTGTTGGAGATGTAAACTCAACAGTGGCCTGCAGCATTGTAGCTCAAAAGATGCACATTAAGGTAGCTCATGTAGAAGCTGGTTTAAGATCATTTGATCGCCGAATGCCTGAAGAAATTAACCGTTTAATAACCGATGCAATTTCTGATATGCTTTTTGTAACTGAGCAAAGTGGAATAGACAATCTAAAAAATGAAGGTGTTGAAGATTCCAAAGTGCATTTTGTCGGTCATGTTATGATTGATTCACTGATCAATTTTAGCGAAACGGCAGCCAAGTCTTCTATTATGGATGATTTGAATGTTGAAAAGGATAAGTTTGGACTTATTACACTTCACCGGCCAAGCAATGTTGATAATTTAGAAGTTTTTACAAAACTGTTGGAAACCTTTGAAAGAATTGAAAAAGATTTAAAATTGGTTTTCCCGATTCATCCTCGGTCTCGTAAAATGATACAGAATTTTGGCCTTGAAGATAAGGTTAATAATATGCAAAATCTGGTTCTATTGGATCCGATGGGTTATCTTGACTTTATGAAATTATTACACAATGCAAAACTGGTATTAACAGACTCCGGTGGTATTCAGGAAGAAACAACGTATTTACAAATTCCTTGCATCACAATGCGCGAAAATACTGAGCGTCCGATAACGGTTGATGTGGGTACAAATGTCTTGGTTGGAACAGATACAGACCTGATCTTAAGTGAAGTGCAAAGTATTTTAAAAGGAGATTCCCGTAAAGGAAGCATACCAGATTTGTGGGATGGCAATTCCGCCAAAAGGATAGTTGAAATCATTAAGAAAGAATTAGCATGA